A region from the Geobacter benzoatilyticus genome encodes:
- a CDS encoding class I SAM-dependent methyltransferase, whose translation MNEELRRHYERWVYPRYPLAASIPPWDTYALNLDALYARFNGALPGSHARRILLAGCGSFSPYPTSLANPGVSITALDLSAANLRRARLHCFLHGRFGIDFQRGDILDPVAAQGEYGFIDSFGVIHHLADPLEGVRALERRLAPGGILRLMVYSRGARRGAESIRTALRLLKIGDVAAIKGLIRRAPEGSRFRRYVDASSEAAFDAGIADAFLHPRTRTYRIDEFMALVGDTGLTPLMFAHDGALPPVTEEVSRLRRLEGGGEETPNFILYLGRQPIGGCGPASDARLMLNPALRQAVGCLRLAPVVVVPRLGRRNPRLGFAEKRFLRRFISPVAVASLNPQELERARPFLDALFLVAFR comes from the coding sequence ATGAACGAGGAACTGCGCCGCCACTACGAGCGGTGGGTCTACCCCCGCTACCCCCTTGCCGCGTCGATCCCCCCCTGGGACACCTACGCCCTGAACCTGGACGCCCTCTACGCCCGCTTCAACGGCGCGCTTCCCGGCAGCCATGCCCGTCGCATCCTCCTGGCCGGGTGCGGGAGCTTTTCCCCGTATCCAACGTCACTTGCCAACCCCGGCGTATCCATAACGGCCTTGGATCTCTCGGCCGCCAACCTGCGGCGGGCGCGGCTCCACTGTTTTCTCCACGGCCGGTTCGGCATCGATTTCCAGCGGGGAGACATTCTGGACCCTGTGGCGGCCCAGGGGGAATACGGTTTCATCGATTCCTTCGGAGTCATCCATCATCTGGCGGACCCCCTGGAAGGAGTCCGGGCCCTTGAGCGGCGGCTGGCCCCGGGTGGAATCCTGCGGCTCATGGTTTACAGCCGGGGGGCGCGGAGGGGGGCCGAGTCGATCCGTACCGCCCTGAGGCTTCTGAAGATAGGGGATGTGGCGGCGATCAAGGGGCTCATCCGGCGGGCGCCGGAAGGTTCCCGTTTCCGCCGGTACGTGGATGCTTCAAGCGAGGCCGCCTTCGATGCCGGCATTGCCGATGCCTTCCTCCATCCACGGACCCGCACTTACCGCATTGACGAGTTCATGGCCCTGGTGGGGGATACGGGGCTCACCCCCCTCATGTTCGCCCACGACGGAGCCCTCCCCCCGGTGACGGAGGAGGTGTCGCGGCTGCGGCGCCTCGAAGGGGGAGGGGAAGAAACCCCCAACTTCATCCTCTATCTCGGGCGCCAGCCCATCGGCGGATGCGGTCCCGCGTCCGATGCGAGGCTCATGCTCAATCCGGCGCTCCGCCAGGCGGTGGGATGCCTTCGCCTGGCACCGGTAGTGGTTGTGCCCCGGCTCGGCCGCCGGAATCCCCGCCTCGGCTTTGCCGAAAAAAGGTTCCTGCGCCGCTTTATCAGTCCTGTTGCCGTCGCATCTCTTAACCCGCAGGAGCTGGAGCGGGCGCGTCCCTTTCTCGATGCCCTCTTTCTGGTGGCGTTTCGCTAG
- a CDS encoding YchJ family protein — protein MSDLCPCGTGRPYADCCEPFITRKSTPLTAEELMRSRYSAYTKVDVDYIRDTTHPEHRGDFDEKGTREWAESSRWEGLEIISTLAGGPDDEEGKVEFIARYRDSAVRRTHHELADFKKRDGAWYFTDGVGVKSAPVASAKVGRNDPCTCGSGQKYKKCCGK, from the coding sequence ATGTCAGACCTTTGTCCCTGCGGCACCGGCCGCCCCTACGCCGACTGCTGCGAGCCGTTCATTACGCGAAAGAGCACTCCCCTCACCGCCGAAGAGCTCATGCGTTCCCGCTACTCCGCCTATACCAAGGTGGATGTCGATTATATCCGCGATACTACCCACCCGGAGCACCGGGGGGATTTCGACGAGAAGGGGACCCGCGAGTGGGCGGAGAGCTCCCGCTGGGAGGGGCTGGAGATCATCTCGACCCTGGCCGGAGGCCCCGACGATGAAGAGGGGAAGGTGGAGTTCATCGCCCGTTACCGCGACAGCGCCGTGCGGCGGACCCATCACGAACTGGCCGATTTCAAAAAACGGGATGGCGCCTGGTACTTCACCGACGGCGTGGGGGTGAAATCCGCCCCGGTCGCCAGCGCCAAGGTGGGGCGAAACGACCCCTGCACCTGCGGCAGCGGCCAGAAGTACAAAAAGTGCTGCGGTAAATAG
- a CDS encoding DUF309 domain-containing protein, with product MPRLCNDPPPAELCQGIDRFNAGDWFEAHETLEDLWAGEQGDARHLYQGILQVAVALHHWREGNFRGAMFLLGSAGELLARVEPVCQGVDVAALLHDAARFHRALEKMGPERMGEVDPSLIPRVRFVA from the coding sequence ATGCCGCGGCTCTGCAACGACCCACCCCCCGCCGAGCTCTGCCAGGGGATAGACCGGTTCAACGCCGGTGACTGGTTTGAGGCCCACGAGACCCTTGAGGATCTCTGGGCCGGGGAGCAGGGGGACGCACGCCACCTCTACCAGGGGATTCTCCAGGTGGCGGTGGCGCTCCACCACTGGCGGGAGGGCAACTTCCGGGGCGCCATGTTCCTGCTGGGCTCTGCCGGGGAACTACTGGCCCGCGTGGAGCCGGTCTGCCAGGGGGTGGACGTGGCAGCGCTGCTTCACGATGCCGCCCGGTTCCACCGGGCATTGGAAAAAATGGGACCCGAGCGGATGGGGGAGGTTGATCCTTCCCTCATCCCGCGGGTCCGGTTTGTCGCTTAA
- a CDS encoding ATP-binding protein: protein MENLFREQQRLIEAVSRTKRYLYDRIDWNERCIGILGARGTGKTTLMLQHVRERYAASDRALYISVDSPFFQAHDLFEFAREFHQMGGELLLVDEIHKYPDWSVHVKAIYDSFPALRVVFSGSSLLQITNQKADLSRRAVIFNLHGLSLREYINFTLDKEYPAYSLEEILSNHQQIAGTVSKDIKPLREFRSYLQGGYYPFFLEGGSFYKLKVREVINHILEVDLPFANRIEPRQVSKIKKLLYLLSTGVPFVPNIAKLAEATEISRPRLYEYLEKLQDARLLNLVRSQGRGYAVLTKPEKILLENSNLMYAITDDVNTGTLRELFFVNQLRNAGTIHPQLIESTVELSGQGDFVVKGGYTFEIGGKGKGFRQIGGIADGFVVADDIEVGFKNKLPLWLFGFMY from the coding sequence ATGGAAAATCTTTTCAGGGAGCAGCAAAGGCTCATTGAGGCGGTAAGCCGGACCAAACGGTATCTCTACGACCGTATTGACTGGAATGAGCGCTGTATCGGCATCCTTGGGGCACGGGGCACCGGCAAGACAACCCTGATGCTCCAGCATGTCAGAGAGCGTTACGCCGCAAGCGACAGAGCCCTCTACATCTCTGTCGACAGCCCGTTCTTTCAGGCCCACGACCTCTTTGAATTCGCTCGCGAGTTTCACCAGATGGGTGGAGAGTTGCTGCTTGTGGACGAGATCCACAAATACCCGGATTGGTCTGTGCATGTAAAGGCCATCTATGATTCGTTTCCTGCGCTGAGGGTTGTTTTTTCGGGTTCCAGTCTCCTGCAGATTACGAATCAGAAAGCCGACCTTTCGCGTCGTGCCGTCATTTTCAACCTGCACGGCCTCTCGCTGCGCGAATACATCAACTTCACCCTCGACAAAGAGTATCCGGCCTATTCCCTGGAAGAAATCCTTTCCAATCACCAGCAGATTGCCGGTACGGTCAGCAAAGACATCAAACCGCTACGCGAGTTCAGAAGTTATCTCCAGGGTGGCTATTACCCGTTTTTCCTCGAAGGGGGATCCTTTTACAAGCTCAAGGTTCGCGAGGTGATCAACCATATCCTGGAGGTGGATCTCCCCTTTGCGAACCGTATAGAACCACGGCAGGTATCCAAGATCAAAAAGCTTCTGTACCTGTTGTCAACGGGCGTACCGTTTGTGCCCAACATTGCCAAGCTGGCTGAAGCGACGGAGATATCCCGCCCCCGTCTTTACGAGTACCTGGAGAAGTTGCAGGATGCGCGGCTGTTGAATCTGGTGAGGTCACAGGGGAGAGGTTATGCCGTCCTGACGAAGCCGGAAAAGATTCTGCTGGAAAACAGCAACCTGATGTACGCCATTACCGATGACGTGAATACCGGGACATTGCGGGAACTGTTCTTTGTCAACCAGTTACGAAATGCCGGCACTATCCACCCGCAGCTGATCGAAAGCACCGTTGAGTTGTCAGGTCAAGGCGACTTTGTCGTTAAAGGGGGGTACACGTTCGAGATCGGCGGCAAGGGAAAGGGTTTCCGGCAGATTGGCGGCATCGCTGATGGTTTCGTGGTGGCGGATGATATTGAGGTGGGCTTCAAGAACAAGCTGCCGTTATGGCTGTTCGGCTTCATGTACTGA